The Deltaproteobacteria bacterium genome window below encodes:
- the ygiD gene encoding 4,5-DOPA dioxygenase extradiol, whose amino-acid sequence MSASSSGESSLRQSSLFVGHGSPMNAIADNSYAKTLRAMGDRLRLQKPKAAVVFSSHWETDGLQVLTAPEPRTIHDFYGFPKALFEIQYPAKGDVELAQEVAEVLKHEPAVPTTQWGFDHGVWSVMRHLWPDANLPIVMVSVSKRLDPESHIRIGEQLRYLRDQKVLILGSGNIVHNLREINRDAEATPYAWAVEFDAKIADALKVRDAKTLAGATRASDMASRKSLPTREHYMPLLPVFGASFADESPQFFIEEMQNASISMRSIIYGRDA is encoded by the coding sequence ATGAGTGCGTCGTCATCAGGTGAAAGTTCATTGCGTCAATCGAGTCTTTTTGTCGGACACGGGAGTCCGATGAATGCGATCGCGGACAATTCCTACGCGAAAACTTTGCGAGCGATGGGTGATCGACTGCGGTTGCAAAAACCGAAAGCGGCGGTCGTCTTCTCATCGCACTGGGAAACGGACGGGTTGCAGGTGTTGACAGCCCCCGAGCCGCGAACGATTCACGACTTTTACGGATTCCCCAAAGCACTCTTTGAAATTCAGTATCCTGCGAAAGGCGACGTCGAGCTCGCACAAGAGGTGGCCGAAGTTTTAAAGCATGAACCAGCCGTGCCAACCACTCAGTGGGGTTTTGATCACGGGGTTTGGTCAGTGATGCGCCACCTCTGGCCAGACGCGAACTTGCCGATCGTGATGGTTTCTGTTTCAAAACGACTTGATCCGGAATCCCACATTCGCATTGGCGAACAATTGCGGTACCTCCGTGATCAGAAAGTTTTGATCCTCGGTAGCGGGAACATTGTTCATAATCTTCGTGAGATCAATCGAGACGCCGAGGCCACGCCTTATGCTTGGGCTGTCGAGTTCGATGCGAAAATAGCGGATGCATTGAAAGTACGCGACGCCAAAACTCTAGCTGGAGCAACTCGCGCGAGTGATATGGCCTCTCGAAAGTCGTTACCAACCCGCGAGCACTATATGCCGCTTCTTCCAGTTTTCGGTGCTAGCTTTGCAGACGAAAGTCCTCAGTTTTTTATTGAAGAGATGCAAAACGCTTCGATTTCTATGCGTTCCATCATCTATGGACGCGATGCCTAA
- a CDS encoding (deoxy)nucleoside triphosphate pyrophosphohydrolase, producing MAKGQNPEPSIKGPIAVVAAVIRNRNGQILLARRPDSHSVAGGLWEFPGGKIDAGESPEEALRREIREELGIEIKVQGLIDVVSHVYDISSLSKLHILLMGYLAEYVSGEIRLQDVAEVEWVPDDQPPAHHFAPADVPFVEKVWPNRR from the coding sequence ATGGCGAAGGGGCAAAATCCGGAGCCTTCAATAAAAGGTCCGATTGCAGTTGTGGCAGCAGTTATTCGAAACAGAAATGGACAGATTCTGCTCGCCAGGCGACCCGATTCCCATTCGGTTGCCGGCGGACTTTGGGAATTTCCGGGCGGGAAGATTGATGCTGGCGAATCGCCGGAGGAAGCGCTTCGCCGTGAAATCCGGGAAGAATTGGGAATCGAGATAAAAGTGCAGGGCCTGATTGATGTCGTCTCTCACGTTTATGATATTTCCTCGCTTTCCAAACTACACATTTTGTTGATGGGCTATTTGGCAGAATACGTCAGCGGAGAAATTCGACTCCAGGATGTCGCCGAAGTTGAGTGGGTGCCGGACGACCAGCCGCCAGCACATCACTTCGCGCCGGCCGACGTTCCATTCGTTGAAAAGGTTTGGCCGAACAGGCGATGA
- the tsaA gene encoding tRNA (N6-threonylcarbamoyladenosine(37)-N6)-methyltransferase TrmO: MTTSGFTVADHKLLEAALKAGLELELEFTRDWSSEDPQNDVLSPAYRLKMAEDKFRDCLLRMSDGEHALVKKLSELASKVDAKLGPRHLMALLVPLERLSGRAARDEEFLFSEQDGNQPSTNAAEIKSRLPRIVICENLRSAFNVGAIYRTSEAFQANEVWLTGYTADPLKTAMGTDKLLTVKNFDRTEIAIAALKESGFSVIALENAPGAEALETFQWPEKSAVILGNERFGVDSQTLKKCDHVVRISTLGSKNSLNVGISFGIAANRWREVNLVSSEIELLHAIGKIEGGHSVPQAAPRQANYGESASQAWIRLYPRFQGRPGNFEQALQSLAGFERVWLVFGFHESQGWLPMVRPPRGDGEKRGVFATRSPHRPNRIGLSSVRLLKVEGRNLLIEGHDLLDETPIYDIKPYLPQADSFPEAKAGWVDELPEPYSIEESAMAEEKLDWLESNGENRLRGFIEEQLRYQPLDQSRKRVSEITTSSLDSTTHFQVAFRTWRMSATISESPVPTLKIMDVASGYTAFELADFADPHGDKTLHRLFGQTFSTNGTSAGAK; this comes from the coding sequence ATGACTACAAGCGGATTTACAGTTGCGGATCATAAACTGTTAGAAGCCGCTCTAAAAGCAGGCCTTGAATTAGAATTAGAGTTTACCCGCGACTGGAGCAGTGAAGATCCGCAAAATGATGTTTTGTCCCCTGCCTATCGATTGAAGATGGCTGAGGATAAGTTTCGCGACTGCCTTCTACGGATGAGCGACGGCGAGCACGCATTGGTCAAGAAGCTTTCCGAGCTTGCGTCAAAGGTAGATGCGAAACTGGGCCCAAGGCATTTGATGGCCCTCCTGGTGCCGTTGGAAAGATTGAGCGGGAGAGCTGCTCGCGATGAAGAATTTCTTTTTTCCGAACAAGACGGCAACCAACCAAGCACAAATGCTGCGGAAATCAAATCACGCCTACCGCGAATTGTCATTTGTGAAAATCTTCGATCTGCCTTTAACGTCGGAGCGATTTATAGAACCAGCGAAGCCTTTCAAGCGAATGAAGTATGGCTAACTGGATATACGGCTGATCCTCTTAAGACCGCGATGGGAACTGACAAGCTTTTAACCGTTAAAAATTTTGACCGAACAGAAATTGCTATCGCAGCGCTGAAAGAATCCGGCTTCTCCGTCATCGCACTCGAAAATGCACCCGGAGCCGAAGCGTTAGAGACTTTCCAGTGGCCAGAAAAGTCAGCGGTGATCTTAGGTAACGAGCGCTTTGGTGTCGATTCGCAAACTCTAAAAAAATGCGATCACGTCGTCCGCATTTCAACTCTTGGTTCCAAGAACTCTTTAAATGTTGGCATCTCTTTTGGCATCGCCGCAAATAGGTGGCGTGAAGTAAATCTAGTTTCTTCGGAAATCGAATTACTCCACGCGATCGGCAAAATCGAAGGCGGACATTCCGTGCCTCAAGCAGCACCCCGACAGGCGAACTATGGCGAAAGTGCTTCACAGGCATGGATTCGCCTCTATCCACGTTTTCAGGGTCGCCCCGGAAACTTTGAACAAGCGCTTCAATCGCTTGCCGGATTCGAACGAGTGTGGCTGGTGTTTGGATTTCACGAAAGCCAAGGCTGGCTTCCGATGGTGCGTCCGCCGAGAGGCGATGGAGAGAAGCGCGGCGTGTTCGCAACTCGCTCGCCTCACCGCCCCAACCGAATCGGTCTTTCGAGCGTTCGGCTTCTGAAAGTGGAGGGACGAAATCTTTTAATCGAGGGCCATGATCTTTTAGACGAAACTCCTATTTACGACATAAAACCTTATCTGCCCCAGGCGGACTCATTTCCAGAAGCTAAAGCAGGATGGGTCGACGAACTCCCCGAGCCTTATTCAATTGAAGAATCCGCAATGGCCGAAGAAAAACTCGATTGGCTAGAATCAAATGGTGAAAATCGTCTACGCGGCTTCATTGAAGAACAGCTTCGCTATCAGCCCTTGGATCAAAGTCGAAAGCGAGTTTCAGAAATAACGACTTCCTCTTTGGATTCAACCACTCACTTTCAAGTGGCATTTCGCACTTGGCGAATGTCCGCAACAATTTCCGAATCACCGGTGCCGACATTAAAGATCATGGACGTCGCGTCCGGTTACACTGCCTTCGAACTGGCGGATTTTGCCGATCCCCATGGGGACAAGACTCTTCATCGCCTGTTCGGCCAAACCTTTTCAACGAATGGAACGTCGGCCGGCGCGAAGTGA
- the metG gene encoding methionine--tRNA ligase: MKSPKRLVTAALPYANGPIHIGHLVGYMQADFWVRWNRMTGRDCIYICGDDTHGTPIMVKARELGITPEQLIAKSQADHFQDFSDFGIQFDHYSSTNTEENRKLAEEFYIKMRDAGHTVVKPREQLWCNHDKMFLPDRFVKGTCPKCGAVEQYGDSCDKCGATYAATDLKNPGCSMCGSAPTLKVSDTIAFKLSNFQTFLKDWVPSHAPEEVANKLGEWIDGELLDWDISRDAPYFGFKIPGTTDKYFYVWLDAPIGYISSSEQWCNSPVGKLGGYSVDDYWKPVDAGGKPSEIFHFIGKDIIKFHLLFWPAMLKTAGRKLPTEVFVNGFLTVNGEKMSKSKGTFVSARTYLNHLDASYLRYYFASKLNSALQDIDLGLDDFVNRVNSDLVGKITNLGSRGAQMLGKRLGSELSTSLDADGETLLAKKIRPLLPEIADFYEKRDFAKVLGVLREIADEANKYFDEKAPWGMIKTDESQTRQVLTTTLNVFRLIAISLKPVLPDFADKVAALLNEKPYVWADTAKTLLGTKIGEYQHLATRIETAKVEAMIEATKKENEKVGEVRKASAGATTSSTGQAKSSPPANAKGNSMTETTSSTGEPSFLDIDTFNKVDLRIGKIVKAEAIPEADKLLKLQIDLGPLGTRQVFAGIKSAYDPATLEGRLTVVVANLAPRKMKFGMSEGMVLAASDPTDGASKGLFILSPDAGAKPGDRVK, from the coding sequence ATGAAGTCACCCAAACGCCTTGTCACGGCAGCGCTGCCTTATGCCAATGGACCAATCCACATTGGCCACCTCGTCGGGTATATGCAGGCAGATTTTTGGGTTCGCTGGAATCGCATGACCGGCCGCGACTGCATTTACATTTGCGGCGACGACACCCACGGTACTCCGATCATGGTAAAAGCACGCGAGCTTGGTATCACACCTGAACAACTGATTGCGAAATCACAAGCAGATCATTTTCAAGACTTCTCTGATTTCGGAATTCAGTTTGACCATTACTCTTCAACCAATACCGAAGAAAATAGAAAACTCGCGGAAGAGTTTTATATCAAAATGCGCGATGCGGGCCACACGGTCGTCAAACCACGTGAACAGCTTTGGTGCAATCACGACAAAATGTTCCTGCCCGATCGCTTCGTCAAAGGAACATGTCCCAAGTGTGGCGCCGTCGAACAGTACGGCGACAGCTGTGACAAGTGCGGCGCAACCTATGCCGCAACGGATTTGAAAAATCCAGGCTGTTCAATGTGCGGATCCGCCCCCACGCTGAAGGTATCAGACACGATCGCCTTTAAACTTTCAAACTTTCAAACTTTTTTGAAGGACTGGGTTCCCAGTCACGCGCCAGAAGAAGTCGCAAACAAATTGGGCGAATGGATTGACGGCGAACTTTTGGATTGGGACATTTCTCGAGATGCCCCCTATTTTGGATTCAAAATTCCAGGAACGACTGACAAATATTTCTATGTTTGGCTAGACGCACCGATCGGTTATATTTCGTCCAGCGAACAGTGGTGCAACTCGCCCGTTGGAAAACTAGGCGGATACTCCGTCGATGACTATTGGAAACCAGTCGATGCCGGGGGAAAACCTTCGGAGATTTTTCACTTCATTGGAAAAGACATTATCAAGTTTCATCTGCTGTTTTGGCCAGCGATGTTGAAAACTGCGGGACGAAAGCTTCCAACAGAGGTCTTCGTTAATGGCTTTCTGACTGTCAACGGCGAGAAGATGTCGAAATCAAAAGGCACTTTCGTTTCTGCACGCACCTATCTCAACCACCTCGACGCTAGTTATTTGCGCTATTATTTTGCGTCGAAGTTGAATTCTGCTTTGCAAGACATCGATCTTGGCTTGGACGATTTCGTCAACCGTGTGAATTCCGATCTCGTCGGAAAAATTACCAATCTTGGTTCTCGTGGTGCGCAGATGCTTGGGAAACGTTTGGGATCCGAGCTATCGACAAGCCTTGATGCGGATGGAGAAACGTTGCTTGCGAAAAAAATCCGACCGCTTTTACCCGAGATCGCAGACTTTTACGAAAAGCGGGATTTCGCGAAAGTTTTGGGAGTTCTTCGCGAGATTGCCGACGAAGCAAACAAGTACTTTGACGAGAAAGCCCCTTGGGGAATGATAAAAACGGACGAGTCACAAACACGCCAGGTGTTAACTACGACTCTCAATGTCTTCCGTCTCATTGCGATTTCTCTAAAGCCAGTTCTGCCAGACTTTGCGGACAAAGTAGCGGCACTACTTAACGAAAAACCCTATGTTTGGGCCGACACAGCAAAAACGCTGCTGGGAACTAAAATTGGTGAATACCAGCACCTCGCAACTCGCATCGAAACCGCAAAAGTTGAAGCAATGATTGAAGCAACAAAAAAAGAAAACGAAAAAGTCGGCGAAGTGCGAAAAGCGAGCGCTGGCGCGACGACCAGCTCGACTGGTCAGGCGAAATCTTCGCCGCCCGCAAACGCGAAAGGAAATTCTATGACTGAAACTACCTCCTCGACTGGTGAACCTAGCTTCCTTGATATTGACACCTTCAACAAAGTTGATCTTCGCATCGGGAAAATCGTGAAAGCAGAAGCGATCCCGGAAGCAGATAAGCTCTTGAAGCTACAAATTGATCTCGGACCGCTTGGCACGCGCCAAGTGTTTGCGGGAATTAAGTCGGCTTATGACCCCGCTACGCTCGAAGGTCGCCTCACCGTGGTTGTCGCAAACCTGGCGCCAAGAAAAATGAAGTTCGGTATGAGTGAAGGAATGGTTCTCGCTGCGTCTGACCCGACCGATGGAGCAAGCAAGGGTCTTTTCATCCTTTCTCCAGATGCTGGCGCCAAACCAGGCGACCGCGTAAAGTAA
- a CDS encoding Crp/Fnr family transcriptional regulator: MEQTVDLILPTSRDSQFQILTFEPGVILVRSGQPLLGLITVIKGRLKRKRQYPAGEFLVGIAGPGDRIGIFELLESMRHGEGARHGETLETIGHVEVQIEPASVVEVRLRAFPKEVRDLVTKGVGDSRLDTARPSRFSMKLRRPLDLLPVKARVAATLWNLMESHGVRGADGVLLDLDLTREEIAHLAGTVYESVIRMLTKFKNDGLIQLEGRKILIKDETLLARTAQIVLDRPETGVDRHDSRSDKEAVVENHGSKDNSSSKEAC; encoded by the coding sequence ATGGAACAAACAGTAGATCTGATTCTCCCCACATCACGTGACTCTCAATTCCAAATCCTGACATTCGAGCCCGGAGTGATTTTGGTTCGTTCAGGTCAGCCGTTGCTTGGTCTGATCACAGTTATCAAAGGGCGGCTAAAACGAAAACGACAGTACCCTGCCGGCGAATTCCTAGTTGGCATTGCGGGTCCAGGCGATCGAATTGGAATTTTCGAACTGCTTGAAAGTATGCGGCATGGTGAAGGAGCGCGCCATGGCGAAACACTGGAAACGATCGGTCATGTTGAGGTGCAAATTGAACCTGCAAGCGTCGTAGAGGTCCGTCTTCGAGCCTTTCCAAAAGAGGTTCGCGACCTTGTGACGAAAGGCGTCGGAGATTCAAGGTTGGACACGGCGAGGCCGTCCCGATTTTCAATGAAACTTCGTCGACCGCTGGACTTGTTGCCCGTTAAGGCTAGGGTAGCGGCTACGCTTTGGAACCTGATGGAATCTCACGGGGTGCGCGGGGCCGACGGCGTCCTTCTGGATTTGGATTTGACGCGCGAAGAAATTGCCCACCTTGCAGGTACTGTCTACGAGTCTGTCATTCGAATGTTAACCAAATTCAAAAACGATGGTTTGATTCAATTGGAAGGCCGAAAGATTTTAATTAAGGACGAAACTCTCCTCGCGAGAACCGCGCAAATAGTGTTAGATCGTCCAGAAACGGGAGTAGATCGCCATGATTCGAGATCTGATAAAGAAGCCGTCGTCGAAAATCACGGTTCGAAAGACAACAGCTCTTCCAAAGAAGCGTGCTGA
- a CDS encoding radical SAM protein: MSDALTDLNKSILLATGNGRGSFYSPEELMTLRINSWQGWRCAAGFENIHIGPIGQVTGAACSMPCDIGNIFEGPLNFPKDWLTCEVKWCMCGAAMRLRKAKTDDLRSELEREDLVEKVKAPLASVDEARLVTSPFLDGVRRFPKTVTWDISKRCNFNCSYCHPKISNQTDPLRSRDQVFGAVFKIIEGFGRGDRISWVFAGGEPTLHPFYDELCEVLFRKQHLIHTQTNGSRLPSYYAKLIHWSNIGISVHLEFSPPEKIIEVTRAVLAEKAADEQCAKHWFGLRIMTPPGWFQKSRDLMEQLQALPGFKEHGLVFMSATYDRENRDEMMPYPEDEYREILARS, encoded by the coding sequence ATGTCCGATGCATTGACTGATCTCAATAAGTCGATTCTTTTGGCGACCGGCAATGGTCGAGGAAGCTTCTATTCTCCGGAAGAGCTTATGACTCTTCGAATAAATAGTTGGCAAGGGTGGCGCTGTGCCGCGGGATTTGAAAATATCCACATTGGTCCAATCGGCCAAGTGACGGGCGCAGCCTGTTCAATGCCTTGCGATATCGGCAATATTTTTGAAGGGCCGCTGAACTTTCCAAAAGATTGGCTCACATGCGAAGTGAAGTGGTGCATGTGTGGCGCAGCCATGCGCTTGAGAAAGGCTAAAACAGACGATTTGCGAAGCGAACTTGAACGAGAAGATCTTGTCGAAAAAGTGAAGGCCCCTTTGGCCTCCGTCGATGAGGCTCGCCTCGTAACGTCACCATTTTTGGACGGAGTCCGGCGGTTCCCGAAAACAGTGACGTGGGATATTTCTAAGCGCTGTAATTTTAATTGTTCCTACTGCCATCCGAAAATTTCTAACCAGACGGACCCGTTGCGGTCGCGCGATCAGGTTTTCGGCGCGGTTTTCAAAATCATCGAAGGGTTTGGACGCGGCGATCGGATCAGTTGGGTCTTCGCTGGTGGAGAACCGACGCTTCATCCTTTTTATGATGAACTTTGCGAAGTGCTCTTTCGCAAGCAACACCTGATCCATACTCAGACCAATGGCAGCCGCCTCCCCAGTTACTACGCCAAGCTTATTCATTGGAGTAATATTGGGATCAGTGTGCATCTCGAGTTTTCTCCGCCTGAGAAAATTATTGAAGTGACCCGCGCTGTTTTGGCTGAGAAAGCCGCCGATGAGCAATGTGCGAAACATTGGTTCGGACTGCGAATTATGACGCCGCCGGGCTGGTTTCAAAAGTCTCGCGACCTTATGGAGCAGCTGCAGGCATTGCCTGGATTTAAAGAACACGGACTTGTCTTCATGTCGGCCACCTACGACCGCGAAAACCGCGATGAGATGATGCCTTACCCCGAAGACGAGTATCGGGAAATCCTCGCTCGTTCTTAG
- a CDS encoding transposase, translating to MAKAQHSERRDRNPRSGQMAMLKSKKSAYGGQLRNTRAGREGARPLSVRDSMHLVLRSSKAKGEWSFLRSRNAKVVKSVVEKFAFVYGVKILSLVNVGNHLHLHIRLGSRFSYKPFVRAITGSIAMAITGKNRWTQARIALAETISPVSAAQSATAITSAEAIGVATAVATRFWDHRPFTRVVSGFKAARRLIDYLRINEMEGWGFSKFEARGMFEIERKLQLGISTWGAG from the coding sequence GTGGCAAAAGCACAGCACTCTGAGCGCCGAGATCGAAATCCGCGAAGCGGTCAAATGGCGATGCTTAAGTCGAAGAAATCGGCTTATGGAGGTCAGTTAAGAAATACCCGTGCTGGGCGAGAGGGCGCGCGGCCTCTGTCCGTCCGAGATTCCATGCACCTCGTCCTTCGATCCTCCAAGGCGAAAGGCGAATGGTCATTTTTGCGTTCGCGAAACGCGAAAGTAGTGAAGTCGGTTGTCGAAAAATTTGCGTTTGTCTACGGCGTGAAGATTCTTTCGCTGGTCAATGTAGGCAATCATCTACACCTCCACATTCGGCTTGGAAGCAGGTTCAGCTACAAGCCGTTTGTTCGAGCTATCACCGGTTCGATTGCAATGGCAATCACGGGAAAAAATCGCTGGACTCAAGCGAGGATTGCATTGGCGGAGACGATTTCACCGGTGAGTGCGGCGCAATCCGCCACAGCGATCACTTCTGCGGAAGCGATTGGGGTTGCTACCGCGGTAGCTACGCGATTTTGGGATCATAGACCTTTCACCCGGGTTGTAAGTGGCTTTAAGGCTGCGCGGCGACTTATTGATTATTTGAGAATTAATGAAATGGAAGGCTGGGGCTTTAGTAAATTTGAAGCGCGCGGGATGTTTGAAATCGAACGCAAACTTCAGCTTGGAATTTCAACATGGGGAGCTGGCTAG
- a CDS encoding TldD/PmbA family protein, with protein sequence MLSQGVVKKVLDAALERGAQFAELFVEDTYQSELRLVDSKPSNAVIGRLKGAGVRVFYGHEQVYVTTNDLTEAGLLKAARTAAAAKPVAGGGVTRVESKAFRPEEFDQIHHYLTKPWEYDSGKKFQHLVTMDKAARTRSAMVTQVEPFLLEKCQKILVANSDGVWAEDERNYVRAGCNVSLEDQGSRESQHTRLGQVGTSEWFDTVDFSKLATDAVDRAKLLIHADYAPAGEFPVVIDNGFGGVIFHEACGHGLETTSVAKDASVFCGKKDQKIAESCVTAIDDGTIANAWGSLNVDDEGMKTKKTVLIENGVLKSYIVDDMGAKQTGFARTGSGRRQSYKYAPASRMRNTYIAAGSDSLDDMIRDIDFGIYAKEMGGGSVSPGTGDYNFGVTEGWLIRNGKLEKPVKGATLIGRGIETLGRITKVGSDLRLQDGMCGSVSGSIPTTVGQPALLVSKILVGGRAGGAK encoded by the coding sequence ATGTTATCTCAAGGAGTTGTCAAAAAGGTCTTGGACGCGGCACTCGAGCGCGGCGCGCAGTTTGCCGAGCTTTTTGTAGAAGACACTTACCAGAGTGAATTGCGCCTTGTTGACTCGAAACCGTCCAATGCCGTGATTGGCCGTTTGAAGGGCGCCGGAGTGCGTGTTTTCTACGGCCATGAACAGGTCTACGTGACGACCAACGATCTAACTGAAGCGGGCCTTCTTAAGGCGGCCCGGACGGCGGCGGCCGCGAAGCCCGTCGCGGGCGGCGGAGTGACTCGTGTCGAGTCAAAGGCCTTCCGACCAGAGGAGTTTGATCAAATTCATCATTACCTGACCAAGCCTTGGGAGTACGACTCTGGCAAAAAGTTTCAACACTTAGTGACGATGGACAAAGCCGCTCGAACTCGCTCGGCGATGGTCACCCAAGTTGAACCGTTCCTATTAGAAAAGTGTCAAAAGATTTTGGTCGCCAACAGCGACGGGGTTTGGGCAGAAGATGAGCGCAATTACGTGCGTGCCGGCTGCAATGTTTCACTTGAAGATCAAGGTAGTCGGGAATCTCAGCACACTCGCCTTGGACAGGTTGGAACCAGCGAGTGGTTTGACACCGTTGATTTTTCGAAACTTGCGACCGACGCGGTTGATCGAGCGAAGCTTCTGATTCACGCAGATTACGCTCCTGCAGGAGAATTCCCGGTTGTGATCGACAACGGATTTGGCGGAGTGATTTTCCACGAGGCTTGCGGCCATGGACTGGAAACAACTTCGGTGGCGAAAGACGCCTCGGTGTTTTGTGGAAAGAAAGATCAGAAAATTGCGGAAAGCTGTGTCACGGCCATCGACGACGGAACAATCGCAAACGCATGGGGTTCTTTGAACGTTGATGACGAGGGAATGAAGACGAAGAAAACCGTTTTGATCGAAAATGGTGTTTTGAAAAGCTACATCGTTGACGACATGGGAGCGAAGCAGACTGGTTTTGCGCGCACGGGAAGCGGACGAAGACAGAGTTACAAGTATGCTCCAGCGTCACGTATGCGGAACACTTACATCGCGGCTGGCAGTGATAGTTTAGACGATATGATTCGCGACATTGATTTCGGGATTTACGCCAAAGAAATGGGTGGTGGATCCGTTTCGCCAGGAACAGGCGATTACAATTTTGGCGTGACCGAAGGTTGGCTCATTCGAAACGGAAAACTTGAAAAGCCAGTGAAGGGTGCAACTTTGATCGGGCGCGGAATAGAAACTTTAGGTCGCATCACTAAAGTGGGATCGGATCTTCGTTTGCAAGATGGTATGTGCGGTTCGGTCAGCGGAAGTATTCCTACGACCGTAGGACAGCCGGCATTGCTGGTTTCAAAAATCCTTGTAGGCGGACGTGCCGGGGGTGCGAAGTGA
- a CDS encoding TldD/PmbA family protein, translated as MNENVGTHEQGTFDYGTIEKGFQTLSELARKDGVDLELIVERGEMLGLSVSQGKLEKFDSSQSQVGGLRVLMNGVEGYSWTESLHDEDLVAAYRDALESAKFSARGNVMRSVEERAKEMIELWGSGASVVVKEDPALFNDTLGKVSMDSKIDRAKMLELKSKERDSRIANVPYNRYSETSGEVMIFNSKGVRARQRRTGVMGYTYCLAKSGEESRMAGESFFTRNATSVPIAETAALAAEKAVNKLGSVSPETGRYPIVIDREVAAEVFGLIADYFSAKSLAERTTIYGKSPEPSANLGQVVGSAVLQISDDPQLDGGIGNRPFDSEGVPTRKTLLVENGVLKAFLTNSVYAKRLGLPHTANASRSARTQLDVGPSNLVVSEGSETFEQLMATYPKMIYVTDFTGYHAGFQHGSGSFSFQSEGELWENGKKVKSLCNFVVAGSIDEMLKGLEKVSSRLSPKSSSVIAPDLLVKSLSVAGA; from the coding sequence GTGAACGAAAACGTAGGGACACACGAGCAGGGCACATTCGATTACGGCACGATTGAAAAGGGCTTTCAAACGCTCTCGGAATTAGCCAGAAAAGATGGCGTTGATCTTGAGCTGATTGTTGAACGCGGTGAAATGCTGGGACTCTCGGTTTCACAAGGGAAGCTAGAAAAGTTTGATAGCTCACAAAGCCAGGTCGGAGGCCTAAGAGTGCTGATGAATGGCGTTGAGGGTTATAGTTGGACGGAAAGCCTGCATGACGAAGACCTTGTCGCTGCCTACCGTGACGCCCTGGAAAGTGCAAAGTTTTCGGCCCGTGGAAACGTCATGCGATCAGTTGAAGAGCGAGCAAAGGAAATGATTGAGCTCTGGGGATCAGGTGCCTCAGTCGTCGTGAAAGAAGATCCGGCTCTTTTTAACGACACGCTTGGAAAAGTATCGATGGATTCAAAAATCGATCGCGCAAAAATGCTGGAGTTGAAGTCTAAGGAGCGCGATTCGCGGATCGCAAATGTGCCGTACAATCGCTATAGCGAAACAAGCGGCGAAGTGATGATATTCAACTCGAAAGGCGTTCGCGCTCGTCAACGTCGAACGGGAGTCATGGGTTATACCTATTGTCTTGCAAAATCAGGTGAGGAATCGCGGATGGCTGGCGAAAGCTTCTTTACACGAAACGCGACCTCGGTTCCAATCGCAGAGACAGCGGCGCTTGCCGCGGAGAAAGCAGTCAATAAACTAGGTTCTGTTTCGCCAGAAACTGGGAGATATCCAATCGTGATCGATCGAGAAGTAGCGGCCGAGGTTTTCGGATTAATCGCCGACTACTTTTCAGCGAAATCGCTAGCCGAACGTACTACGATTTACGGAAAAAGTCCCGAGCCATCGGCCAATCTTGGTCAAGTGGTTGGAAGCGCAGTTCTGCAAATCTCCGATGATCCGCAGTTGGACGGTGGAATCGGCAATCGCCCGTTTGATTCAGAAGGCGTGCCGACAAGGAAGACTCTTCTCGTCGAAAATGGCGTGCTGAAAGCGTTCTTAACGAACTCGGTGTATGCAAAGCGCTTAGGTCTTCCACACACTGCGAACGCCAGCCGGTCCGCACGTACTCAGCTGGACGTGGGGCCGTCAAATTTGGTTGTGTCTGAAGGTTCGGAAACTTTCGAGCAGCTGATGGCGACGTATCCAAAAATGATTTACGTCACAGATTTCACTGGCTACCACGCCGGGTTCCAACACGGATCTGGATCTTTCAGTTTTCAGAGTGAAGGGGAGCTTTGGGAAAACGGAAAGAAAGTGAAGTCTCTTTGCAATTTCGTCGTCGCCGGATCCATCGACGAAATGTTAAAGGGACTTGAAAAAGTAAGTTCGAGGCTTTCGCCGAAATCTTCCTCGGTGATTGCGCCCGATTTATTAGTCAAATCATTGTCAGTCGCGGGTGCTTAA